The following are from one region of the Novosphingobium humi genome:
- a CDS encoding TonB-dependent receptor, with the protein MSGNKVNTRALRMALMGATILSGLASGGAMAQDASAPAAAPALDTSAPSTPEIVVSGYRRSLTMSTNEKRRSVSFTDSIFAEDIGKFPDTNIAESFNRIPGITITRDITGEGANVAIRGLGANFTNVTLNGAPIAVASSGVTDAQGTDRSVDLSFFPTELFTKLTVNKSYSPDLLEGGAAGNIDMRSARPFDNPGTHIAYNVQGVKHGIEHRLGGRGSLIASATSDTFGVLVGVSAQRLFTDTRGYETIGFTNPNLSAAQFGAATGANATGGGNWTIPATVPAGANIPGVAAGTPINQALLLQLNPGASIQQIDNGILPRIGRPSAEYGSRDRFNAVASLEWRPSDRFHAFVDGIYGVKYNKLIREDMMWTVRNGSVIPMNTTYDRTDCSAGCVVNSGTYANSQFFLEFRPYEETTRFTSINPGFEWSISDKLKVNLQGNYTHSTFHRESPTAGPTTLLGSGVTVNFVNNPNGIPTISSSVDLNNPANFQWNGGRLNISDERRDNKTRGIRGDVSYGDDSLKVKFGGGYDDISRFIHGYDNSQAWQNYVCGGAPNVFLPSPNSQPSCLGLAAGAPGLANNPTYPGYGTGYTAGATGGITYAGSAVPNASLANFLMPGRAGFVTVNWPAFAAATNYQQFHDSAPETGGTNTGASGGFIREKALDLFGMVTGKTELLGNDLRASGGMRYVYTKQQISGFVSNTDPRNILPSGAQIADGSRYPNVSNLISTYQSYSAFLPAFNLSYTIGGKAVMRAAWSKTMTRPDPSAMLPGASFGAPSADQASLGNPSLSPYFSQNIDLGFEYYPGREAVLAVNAFHKSIDGFTTTMTTTQPFSALAQYGITYDTLNPTQQTAINLRGGPNVAQVQISSPVNIPNQLHIKGLEFQWVQPLDFLTSRLGFKGLGFNANATIVRQKSNGAAIAYNVAPFTYNVTVYYEQHGVNLRLSTTFREGSQSSGANQNGIAAAALFNGDYRQYDFSSSFDLEKILKISHAPQLTFDVANLTDATLRSYFQYPNATFTQYRPGRQFMVGVRGRF; encoded by the coding sequence ATGAGCGGAAACAAAGTGAACACGCGCGCCTTGCGCATGGCGCTGATGGGCGCCACCATTCTGTCCGGCCTGGCATCCGGCGGCGCGATGGCCCAGGATGCCTCGGCGCCCGCCGCCGCCCCGGCGCTGGACACAAGCGCGCCTTCAACGCCCGAAATCGTCGTTTCCGGCTATCGTCGCAGCCTGACAATGTCGACCAACGAAAAGCGCAGATCGGTCAGCTTCACGGACTCCATCTTTGCCGAAGACATCGGCAAGTTTCCCGACACCAACATCGCCGAAAGCTTCAACCGCATTCCGGGCATCACCATCACGCGCGATATCACCGGCGAAGGCGCCAACGTGGCGATCCGCGGTCTGGGCGCCAATTTCACCAATGTCACGCTCAACGGGGCGCCCATCGCGGTGGCCTCCTCGGGCGTGACCGACGCGCAGGGAACGGACCGCTCCGTCGATCTCAGCTTCTTTCCCACCGAATTGTTCACCAAACTGACCGTGAACAAAAGCTATTCGCCCGATCTGCTGGAAGGCGGCGCGGCGGGCAACATCGACATGCGTTCGGCCCGGCCCTTTGACAATCCGGGCACCCACATCGCCTATAACGTGCAGGGCGTGAAGCACGGGATCGAGCATCGCCTGGGCGGTCGCGGTTCGCTGATCGCCAGTGCCACGAGCGATACATTCGGCGTGCTGGTCGGCGTCTCGGCCCAGCGGTTGTTCACCGACACGCGCGGTTATGAAACCATTGGTTTTACCAACCCCAACCTGTCGGCCGCCCAATTTGGCGCCGCAACCGGCGCAAACGCCACCGGCGGAGGCAACTGGACCATCCCCGCCACAGTGCCTGCGGGCGCCAACATCCCCGGCGTGGCCGCGGGCACGCCAATCAATCAGGCCCTTTTGCTCCAGCTCAACCCCGGCGCCTCGATCCAGCAGATCGACAATGGCATCCTGCCGCGCATTGGCCGCCCATCGGCCGAATATGGCAGCCGCGATCGTTTCAATGCCGTGGCGAGCCTTGAGTGGCGCCCAAGCGACAGGTTCCACGCCTTTGTCGATGGCATCTACGGCGTGAAATACAACAAGCTCATCCGCGAAGACATGATGTGGACCGTGCGCAACGGCTCGGTCATTCCGATGAACACCACCTATGACCGCACGGACTGCTCGGCGGGCTGCGTGGTCAACAGCGGCACCTATGCCAACTCGCAATTCTTCCTCGAATTCCGCCCCTATGAAGAAACCACCCGCTTCACCAGCATCAACCCCGGCTTCGAATGGTCGATCAGCGACAAGCTGAAGGTGAACCTGCAGGGCAATTACACCCACTCCACCTTTCACCGCGAAAGCCCCACCGCCGGCCCGACGACACTGCTCGGTTCGGGCGTAACCGTAAATTTCGTCAACAACCCCAACGGTATCCCCACCATCTCGAGCAGCGTCGATCTCAACAACCCGGCCAATTTCCAGTGGAACGGCGGGCGTCTGAACATTTCCGACGAGCGGCGCGACAACAAGACGCGCGGTATCCGCGGCGATGTGAGCTATGGCGATGACAGTCTGAAGGTGAAGTTTGGCGGGGGGTATGATGACATTTCCCGCTTCATTCACGGCTATGACAACAGCCAGGCCTGGCAGAACTATGTCTGCGGCGGGGCGCCCAACGTATTTCTGCCCAGCCCCAATTCGCAGCCCTCATGCCTTGGCCTTGCGGCAGGGGCGCCGGGTCTGGCCAACAATCCCACCTATCCGGGCTATGGCACCGGCTATACGGCCGGGGCCACGGGCGGCATCACCTATGCAGGCTCTGCGGTGCCCAATGCTTCTTTGGCCAATTTCCTGATGCCGGGGCGCGCGGGCTTTGTCACGGTCAACTGGCCGGCCTTTGCAGCTGCCACCAATTATCAGCAGTTCCACGATTCCGCCCCTGAAACCGGCGGCACCAACACCGGCGCATCGGGTGGCTTTATCCGCGAAAAGGCGCTGGATCTGTTTGGCATGGTCACGGGCAAGACCGAGTTGCTGGGCAATGACCTGCGCGCCAGCGGCGGCATGCGCTATGTCTATACCAAGCAGCAGATTTCGGGCTTTGTGTCGAACACCGACCCGCGCAACATCCTTCCTTCGGGCGCACAGATCGCCGATGGCTCGCGCTATCCCAACGTGTCGAACCTGATTTCAACCTATCAGAGCTACAGCGCCTTCCTGCCCGCCTTCAACCTCAGCTATACCATCGGGGGCAAGGCGGTGATGCGCGCGGCATGGTCCAAGACGATGACCCGGCCCGATCCTTCGGCCATGCTGCCCGGCGCCAGCTTCGGGGCGCCTTCGGCCGATCAGGCCAGCCTTGGCAACCCCTCGCTGTCGCCCTATTTCTCGCAGAACATCGACCTTGGATTTGAATATTATCCGGGCCGGGAGGCTGTGCTGGCCGTCAATGCCTTCCACAAGTCGATCGACGGCTTCACCACCACCATGACCACGACCCAGCCGTTCTCGGCATTGGCGCAATATGGCATCACCTATGACACGCTGAACCCCACCCAGCAGACTGCCATCAATCTGCGCGGCGGCCCCAATGTGGCGCAGGTTCAGATCTCAAGCCCGGTCAACATTCCCAACCAGCTCCACATCAAGGGGCTTGAATTTCAATGGGTCCAGCCGCTCGATTTCCTGACCAGCCGCCTGGGATTCAAGGGCCTTGGTTTTAACGCCAATGCCACCATCGTGCGGCAGAAGAGCAACGGCGCGGCCATCGCCTATAATGTCGCGCCCTTCACCTACAACGTCACGGTCTATTACGAGCAGCATGGTGTAAACCTGCGCCTGAGCACCACTTTCCGCGAAGGATCGCAATCCTCGGGCGCCAACCAGAACGGTATTGCCGCAGCCGCGCTGTTCAACGGCGATTATCGCCAATATGACTTCTCCTCCAGCTTCGATCTGGAAAAGATCCTGAAGATCAGCCATGCGCCGCAATTGACCTTCGATGTGGCCAATCTGACCGACGCCACGCTGCGGTCCTATTTCCAGTATCCCAACGCCACCTTTACCCAGTACCGCCCGGGCCGCCAGTTCATGGTTGGTGTGCGCGGCCGCTTCTGA
- a CDS encoding glycosyl hydrolase 115 family protein — MLNRREMLAAMAASGLYAGPVFAATRFTPGADGFVLASRGQAPAAILVDPQDLPGVARAARDLAQDIGRVCGKDAVVLHQGDRLPARIVLIGTLGHSPLIDKLAAGGRLDVSGLAGQWESWITQTVAHPFPGVDEALVIVGSDRRGAIYGAYDLSRSIGISPWYWWADVPVSRRDHIAIARGRHVQGPPAVRYRGIFLNDEAPCLSSWTAEKFGGMNAQFYGRLFELMSRLRINYLWPAMWNNAFAVDDPANAALADECGIVMGTSHHEPMMRAHKEWTDNHQLYGNGAWNYATNREGVRRFFREGIERNGNKEAIITIGMRGDGDTALESTGSLASDVRLLETIITDQRRIIAECLGRPAETVPQVWVLFTEVYKYYNAGLKLPDDVTLMFADDNVGNLRRLPLSSERDRKGGFGIYFHMDMHGGPFSYQWINSNPLPKIWEQMNLAHEYGANRIWIANVGDLKPLELPIEFFTAMAWDPKAVDKDRIAKWTRDWAATQFGQTHAQEIAILLSRYAKYNAWRKPEQLSPDTYSLENYGEAERVCAAWDELVVRAQAVDAQLVPDQRDAFYQLVLYPVLACANLNHLYAAAARNRRFAQQARASTMAEAAEVRRLFRRDRELRDHYNLQMAGGKWNHMMDQSHIGYFDWYPPETDIMPAVSEIELGPDESFGMAVDGSSHSWPGYYLPPSLPTLDSLSRRKTYIEVFPRGATMAPVTVRADQPWVIIREDQAFGVSPHDRRYWIDVDWQSVAPGMSEATITVKGSATVKARLTAIRATAQQEREAKGAWGGLAGAFCVPATGFARSVEARGVRWEPIPDYGQGPAAMSVFPVTAEPFPDPATAPRLEYEIFLAEAGSYHVDLVTSPTLEVYPGRHLAVAIGLDDSAPVTQAVFTPEAGAAQDFLGSRHAANTAANARRMPFTIKPDRPGRHVLKLFMHDPTIVVQNIIIYRSDLPQSYFGPPPMERG; from the coding sequence ATGTTGAACAGGCGCGAGATGTTGGCCGCGATGGCAGCAAGCGGGCTTTATGCCGGTCCGGTGTTTGCCGCGACCCGTTTCACCCCCGGCGCCGACGGCTTTGTTCTGGCTTCGCGGGGCCAGGCGCCTGCCGCCATTCTGGTCGATCCGCAGGACTTGCCGGGGGTGGCACGGGCGGCGCGCGATCTTGCGCAGGATATCGGGCGGGTGTGCGGCAAGGATGCGGTGGTCCTGCATCAAGGCGATCGCCTGCCCGCGCGCATCGTGCTGATCGGCACGCTGGGCCATTCGCCTCTTATCGACAAACTGGCCGCCGGCGGGCGCCTCGACGTTTCCGGGCTTGCCGGACAATGGGAAAGCTGGATCACCCAGACCGTGGCCCACCCCTTTCCCGGCGTCGATGAGGCCCTGGTGATTGTCGGCAGCGACCGGCGAGGCGCGATCTATGGCGCCTATGATCTGTCGCGATCCATCGGTATATCACCGTGGTATTGGTGGGCCGATGTGCCGGTGTCGCGGCGCGACCATATCGCCATCGCGCGCGGCCGCCATGTCCAAGGCCCGCCCGCCGTGCGCTATCGCGGCATTTTCCTCAATGACGAGGCGCCGTGCCTCTCGAGCTGGACCGCCGAAAAATTCGGCGGGATGAACGCCCAATTCTATGGGCGGCTGTTTGAGCTGATGTCGCGGCTGCGCATCAATTATCTCTGGCCCGCGATGTGGAACAACGCCTTTGCCGTTGATGATCCGGCCAATGCGGCGCTGGCCGATGAGTGCGGCATCGTGATGGGCACATCGCACCATGAACCCATGATGCGCGCCCACAAGGAATGGACCGACAATCATCAGCTTTATGGCAATGGCGCGTGGAATTACGCCACCAACCGCGAGGGCGTGCGCCGCTTCTTTCGCGAGGGCATTGAGCGCAACGGCAACAAGGAAGCGATCATCACGATCGGCATGCGCGGCGATGGTGATACCGCGCTCGAAAGCACCGGCAGCCTCGCGTCCGATGTCAGATTGCTGGAAACGATCATCACCGATCAGCGCCGGATCATTGCCGAGTGTCTGGGACGACCCGCCGAGACGGTCCCGCAGGTCTGGGTGCTCTTCACCGAGGTCTACAAATATTATAACGCGGGGCTGAAACTGCCCGATGATGTGACGCTGATGTTTGCCGACGACAATGTCGGCAATCTGCGCCGTCTGCCCTTGTCCTCGGAGCGCGACCGCAAAGGCGGGTTCGGCATTTATTTCCACATGGACATGCACGGCGGTCCTTTTTCCTATCAATGGATCAATTCAAACCCCCTGCCCAAGATCTGGGAGCAGATGAACCTTGCGCATGAATATGGCGCAAACCGGATCTGGATCGCCAATGTCGGCGACCTCAAGCCGCTCGAACTGCCCATCGAATTTTTCACCGCCATGGCATGGGACCCAAAGGCGGTGGACAAGGACAGGATCGCCAAGTGGACGCGCGATTGGGCCGCCACCCAGTTCGGGCAGACCCATGCGCAGGAGATTGCTATCCTGCTCTCGCGCTATGCCAAATACAATGCCTGGCGCAAACCTGAGCAACTCTCGCCCGATACCTACAGTCTTGAAAACTATGGCGAGGCGGAGCGCGTTTGCGCCGCCTGGGACGAACTTGTGGTTCGCGCCCAAGCCGTTGATGCACAATTGGTGCCGGATCAGCGCGACGCTTTCTACCAGCTTGTGCTCTACCCCGTGCTGGCCTGCGCCAATCTGAACCACCTCTATGCCGCCGCCGCACGCAACCGGCGCTTCGCCCAGCAGGCCCGCGCCAGCACCATGGCCGAGGCGGCCGAGGTAAGGCGGCTGTTCCGCCGCGACCGGGAACTGCGCGACCATTACAATCTTCAGATGGCGGGCGGGAAATGGAACCATATGATGGACCAGTCCCATATCGGCTATTTTGACTGGTATCCCCCCGAAACCGACATCATGCCCGCTGTGTCCGAGATCGAGCTTGGCCCCGACGAGAGTTTCGGCATGGCCGTTGATGGCAGTTCACATTCATGGCCGGGATATTACCTGCCGCCTTCGCTGCCCACGCTCGACAGCCTGAGCAGGCGCAAAACCTATATCGAGGTGTTCCCGCGTGGCGCCACCATGGCGCCGGTCACGGTCCGCGCCGACCAGCCTTGGGTGATCATCCGCGAGGATCAGGCCTTTGGCGTATCGCCCCATGACCGCCGCTACTGGATCGATGTCGACTGGCAAAGCGTGGCGCCGGGCATGTCCGAGGCCACCATCACCGTAAAAGGCAGCGCAACGGTCAAAGCGCGCCTGACAGCGATCCGCGCCACAGCGCAGCAGGAGCGCGAGGCCAAGGGCGCATGGGGCGGCCTTGCAGGTGCCTTTTGCGTGCCCGCGACGGGCTTCGCCCGCTCGGTCGAGGCGCGTGGCGTGAGGTGGGAGCCGATCCCGGATTATGGGCAAGGCCCCGCCGCCATGTCCGTCTTCCCCGTCACGGCCGAACCCTTTCCCGACCCCGCCACAGCGCCAAGGCTGGAATATGAGATATTCCTTGCCGAAGCGGGCAGCTATCATGTCGATCTCGTCACCAGCCCCACGCTTGAGGTCTATCCGGGGCGTCATCTTGCTGTCGCCATCGGACTTGATGACTCGGCGCCCGTCACGCAGGCGGTGTTCACGCCCGAAGCCGGGGCCGCCCAGGATTTTCTCGGCTCCCGGCACGCGGCCAATACGGCGGCCAATGCGCGCCGGATGCCTTTTACCATCAAACCCGATCGGCCCGGACGGCATGTCCTGAAACTGTTCATGCACGATCCCACCATCGTCGTGCAAAACATCATCATCTATCGGTCGGATCTGCCCCAATCCTATTTCGGGCCTCCTCCGATGGAGCGCGGCTAG